The following are encoded together in the Hoplias malabaricus isolate fHopMal1 chromosome 3, fHopMal1.hap1, whole genome shotgun sequence genome:
- the LOC136690861 gene encoding Fc receptor-like protein 5: MELSPLSVMLERQKPTVKVHPAESVFIGERVTLTCEIRSGDWDYSWYKNNLPVSVTQRMKEYQISVKPSDAGVYTCKGTQSSGRMYTHTSDAVTLTVSERQKPTVKVQPAESVFIGERVTLTCETGGGDYWNYEWYKNTQSLRGSVMKDYIISNVGQSDAGVYTCKGTSGQIYTHTSDAVTLTVSERQKPTVKVQPAESVFIGERVTLTCETGGGYDWKYEWYKNTQSLRGSVRKDYIISNVGQSDAGVYTCKGTSGQIYTHTSDAVTLTVSERQNPTVKVHPAESVFIGERVTLTCEIRSGVWDYNWYKNNLPVSVTQRMKEYQISVKPFDAGVYTCKGTSGRIYTHTSDAVTLTVSERQKPTVKVQPAESVFIGERVTLTCETGGGYDWNYEWNKNNQVLRSFSRKEYTIGNIERQKPTVKVQPAESVFIGERVTLTCETGGGDHWKYEWYKNTQSLRSSVRKDYIISNVGQSDAGVYTCKGTQSSGRIYTHTSDTLTLTVSERQKPTVKVQPAESVFIGERVTLTCETGGGYDWNYEWNKNNQVLRSFSRKKYTIGNIGQSDAGVYTCKGTSGQIYTHTSDTVTLTVSGEQNPTVKVHPAESVFIGERVTLTCEIRRGVWDYNWYKNNLPVSVTQRMKEYHISVKPFDAGVYTCEGTSGRTQTHTSDAVTLTVSERQKPTVKVQPVESVFIGERVTLTCETGGGYDWNYEWYKNTQSLRGSVRKEYTISNVGQSDAGVYTCKGTQSSGRIYTHTSDAVTLTVSDKPHPTLTSSLKVAVLTGNTVTLYCILGPSTGWTFYWSKHTQNPENNSRTYNYTIRSVRLSEGGRYWCRAGRGDPVYYTHYSDALWVNVTDNPKAILSIKPDKQVFKGETVTLRCDILAVGDTEWTYSWFKDDGFYLSSGTQENTIHSVTESNSSKYTCRGEMKNQNSEISDAVTLTVSGVVQAVLSVSPQSWLTEGGSVILNCEVPGSAADWTFSWYRAVPLRQGLTPVTDAHGTVMYYEELLSDSRRGAGGSYTLSPAALNHTGVYVCGAERGEPLYRTQHSRPHPLWITGKSPPVSLIISPSRTQHFSTDSLSLSCEGQRDSTGWRVKRYTQNKMSNCSTDTGFTCNISSLSTSYTGVYWCQSESGEGSDPVNVTVYNGDVILESPVHPVTEGDPLTLLCLFRSTKSSPLPVDFYKNGSLLQNQTTGEMTIHEVSRSDEGLYHCKHPEKGESPQSWISVREMTEEFSVEAISFLGHVLATSPFVIISVVLAVKCCRF; encoded by the exons ATGGAGCTcagtcctctctctgtgatgCTCG AGAGACAGAAGCCTACAGTGAAAGTCCATCCAGCGGAGAGTGTGTTCATCGGAGAGAGGGTTACTCTGACGTGTGAAATAAGGAGCGGAGATTGGGATTACAGCTGGTACAAAAATAATCTCCCTGTCAGTGTTACACAGCGTATGAAGGAATACCAGATCTCTGTTAAACCGTCCGACGCAGGTGTTTATACCTGTAAAGGAACACAGTCATCAGGCcgaatgtacacacacaccagtgacgCTGTTACTCTCactgtatcag agagacagaagccTACAGTGAAAGTGCAGCCAGCGGAGAGTGTGTTCATCGGAGAGAGAGTCACTCTGACGTGTGAAACAGGAGGTGGAGATTATTGGAATTATGAGtggtataaaaacacacagtctctcaggGGTTCTGTAATGAAGGATTATATCATCTCTAATGTTGGTCAGTCTGATGCAGGTGTTTATACCTGTAAAGGAACATCAGgccagatatacacacacaccagtgacgCTGTTACTCTCactgtatcag AGAGACAGAAGCCTACAGTGAAAGTGCAGCCAGCGGAGAGTGTGTTCATCGGAGAGAGGGTCACTCTGACGTGTGAAACAGGAGGTGGATACGACTGGAAGTATGAGtggtataaaaacacacagtctctcaggGGTTCTGTAAGGAAGGATTATATAATCTCTAACGTTGGTCAGTCTGATGCAGGTGTTTATACCTGTAAAGGAACATCAGgccagatatacacacacaccagtgacgCTGTTACTCTCactgtatcag AGAGACAGAATCCTACAGTGAAAGTCCATCCAGCGGAGAGTGTGTTCATCGGAGAGAGGGTCACTCTGACGTGTGAAATAAGGAGCGGAGTTTGGGATTACAACTGGTACAAAAATAATCTCCCTGTCAGTGTTACACAGCGTATGAAGGAATACCAGATCTCTGTTAAACCGTTCGATGCAGGTGTTTATACCTGTAAAGGAACATCAGGCcggatatacacacacaccagtgacgCTGTTACTCTCactgtatcag AGAGACAGAAGCCTACAGTGAAAGTGCAGCCAGCGGAGAGTGTGTTCATCGGAGAGAGGGTCACTCTGACGTGTGAAACAGGAGGTGGATACGACTGGAATTATGAGTGGAATAAGAATAATCAGGTTCTCCGCAGTTTTTCAAGGAAGGAATACACAATCGGAAACATTG AGAGACAGAAGCCTACAGTGAAAGTGCAGCCAGCGGAGAGTGTGTTCATCGGAGAGAGAGTCACTCTGACGTGTGAAACAGGAGGTGGAGATCATTGGAAGTATGAGtggtataaaaacacacagtctctcaggAGTTCTGTAAGGAAGGATTATATCATCTCTAACGTTGGTCAGTCTGACGCAGGTGTTTATACCTGTAAAGGAACACAGTCATCAGGCcggatatacacacacaccagtgacaCTCTTACTCTgactgtatcag AGAGACAGAAGCCTACAGTGAAAGTGCAGCCAGCGGAGAGTGTGTTCATCGGAGAGAGGGTCACTCTGACGTGTGAAACAGGAGGTGGATACGACTGGAATTATGAGTGGAATAAGAATAATCAGGTTCTCCGCAGTTTTTCAAGGAAGAAATACACAATCGGAAACATTGGTCAGTCTGATGCAGGTGTTTATACCTGTAAAGGAACATCAGgccagatatacacacacaccagtgacaCTGTTACTCTgactgtatcaggtga ACAGAATCCTACAGTAAAAGTCCATCCAGCGGAGAGTGTGTTCATCGGAGAGAGGGTCACTCTGACGTGTGAAATAAGGCGCGGAGTTTGGGATTACAACTGGTACAAAAATAATCTCCCTGTCAGTGTTACACAGCGTATGAAGGAATACCATATCTCTGTTAAACCGTTCGATGCAGGTGTTTATACCTGTGAAGGAACATCAGGccgaacacaaacacacaccagtgacgCTGTTACTCTCactgtatcag AGAGACAGAAGCCTACAGTGAAAGTGCAGCCAGTGGAGAGTGTGTTCATCGGAGAGAGGGTCACTCTGACGTGTGAAACAGGAGGTGGATACGACTGGAATTATGAGtggtataaaaacacacagtctctcaggGGTTCTGTAAGGAAGGAATACACAATCTCTAACGTTGGTCAGTCTGACGCAGGTGTTTACACCTGTAAAGGAACACAGTCATCAGGccgaatatacacacacaccagtgacgCTGTTACTCTgactgtatcag ATAAACCTCATCCTACACTCACTTCAAGCCTTAAAGTAGCCGTACTGACAGGAAACACAGTGACTCTGTACTGCATTCTGGGTCCGTCTACTGGATGGACGTTCTActggtccaaacacacacagaaccctGAGAACAACAGCCGCACCTACAACTACACCATCAGGTCAGTTAGGCTCTCTGAGGGAGGTCGGTACTGGTGCAGAGCTGGCAGAGGAGACCCAGtctactacacacactacagtgatGCACTCTGGGTAAACGTCACAG ataATCCTAAAGCCATATTGTCCATAAAGCCTGATAAACAGGTGTTTAAAGGAGAGACGGTCACACTGAGATGTGACATACTGGCAGTAGGAGACACTGAGTGGACTTACAGCTGGTTTAAAGATGATGGATTTTATCTGAGCAGTGGAACACAGGAGAACACCATCCACTCTGTTACAGAGTCTAACAGCAGTAAATACACCTGCAGAGGAGAAATGAAGAATCAGAACTCAGAGATCAGTGACgctgttacactgactgtgtctg GTGTAGTCCAGGCAGTGTTGAGTGTGTCTCCACAGAGCTGGTTGACTGAAGGAGGCTCAGTGATTCTAAACTGTGAGGTTCCAGGCTCCGCTGCAGACTGGACATTCAGCTGGTACAGAGCTGTTCCCCTCAGACAAGGTTTAACCCCGGTAACAGATGCTCATGGTACCGTCATGTATTATGAGGAGCTCCTGTCAGACAGCAGAAGAGGAGCTGGAGGTTCCTACACTCTCAGTCCTGCTGCTCTAAATCACACAGGAGTTTATGtgtgtggagcagagagaggagaaccGCTCTATCGCACACAGCACAGCAGACCACACCCGCTATGGATCACTG gtaaatctcctccagtgtctctgatCATCAGTCCCAGCAGGACTCAACACTTCAgcactgactctctctcactgagctgtgagggacagagagacTCTACTGGATGGAGAGTGAAAAGATACACACAGAATAAGATGTCGAATTGTTCAACAGACACAGGATTTACCTGCAACATCAGCTCCCTCTCCACATCGTACACTGGAGTTTACTGGTGTCAGTCTGAATCTGGAGAGGGAAGTGATCCTGTAAATGTCACAGTGTACA ATGGTGATGTGATTCTGGAGAGTCCTGTGCACCCTGTGACTGAGGGAGATCCTCTGACTCTCCTCTGTTTATTTCGCTCCACAAAGTCCTCACCTCTTCCAGTTGATTTCTATAAAAACGGATCACTCCTCCAGAACCAGACGACAGGAGAGATGACCATCCATGAAGTCTCAAGGTCAGATGAAGGACTCTACCACTGTAAACACCCAGAGAAAGGAGAGTCCCCACAGAGCTGGATTTCAGTCAGAGAAATGACTGAAGAGTTCAGTGTCGAAG CGATCAGTTTTCTCGGTCATGTCCTGGCAACGTCTCCATTTGTGATAATCTCTGTTGTGCTGGCGGTTAAATGCTGCAGATTTTGA